Proteins co-encoded in one Triplophysa dalaica isolate WHDGS20190420 chromosome 16, ASM1584641v1, whole genome shotgun sequence genomic window:
- the afap1l1a gene encoding actin filament-associated protein 1-like 1 isoform X6 produces the protein MVGLTASSAAVSEMELLVTELNVLLRLLDHETLSSATEEKKTAVKNLLKRLQPSVTGKDYMYMNASVYRNGTSFVESLFEKFDCDLGDLKVEMEDQKKDPEVKHTDHGCCKPGLADSPPPLPNTPVPEEYYEEAVPLSPGKMPEYITSRSSSSPPNSIEDGYYEEAENNYPTTQVNGRRKSSYNDSDALSSSYESYDEEEEEKSQRLTHQWPSEENSMAPVRDCHICAFLLRKKRFGQWAKQLTVIRENKLQCYKSSKDQSPYTDIPLSLCTVIYVPKDGRRKKHELRFSLPGGEVLVLAVQSKEQAEKWLQVVRDVTCQGNVLDIPSSPMIPRKIELDKCLSVEKQTSDSDSMPSGESARDGRENGKPKRGALSELTGTVSRAAGRKITRIISFSKRKPPLPGDVRGSLDQDPRCGYVGVLLNRCWKEHWCRVRAGSLYLYHEKGEQRVHHTTVALKGCEVVPGLGPKHPFALRIQRGGAEVAALEASCSEEMGRWLGVLLAETGSSADPESLHYDYVDVETIANIRTAARHSFLWVTSADSRTYDEVPFETTEKNDRLSGVTQITRHSFTTSDTGKPSPQITLKRHGSNANQYGRYGKTRAQEDARGYLKEKEDLEKDIDAIRNALISLRKKKRDVKAKIKSVTDKQKLALEKNVAELEETCRVKERERVDLELKLTQVKENLKKSLAGGSLGTASESKPTNKAQKTEYMESFLPVNCSSEMRKRPPSIYASTKGNVMQKAKEWESKKST, from the exons ATGGTGGGCTTGACTGCCTCCTCAGCAGCTGTTTCTG AAATGGAGCTCTTGGTGACAGAGTTAAATGTGCTGCTGAGGCTGTTGGACCATGAGACCTTGAGCTCTGctacagaagaaaagaaaactgcTGTAAAGAACCTGCTAAAGAGACTACAGCCATCAG tcactggaaaagactaCATGTACATGAACGCATCGGTGTACAGAAATGGAACCAGCTTTGTTGAGTCTCTTTTTGAAAAGTTTG ATTGTGACCTCGGGGACTTAAAAGTCGAAATGGAGGATCAGAAGAAAGATCCAGAGGTAAAACACACCGACCACGGATGCTGTAAGCCG GGCTTGGCAGACTCCCCTCCCCCTCTGCCCAACACACCCGTTCCGGAGGAATATTACGAAGAAGCTGTGCCACTCAGCCCTGGCAAGATGCCAGAGTATATCACCAGCCGCA GCAGCTCCAGCCCTCCTAACTCTATTGAAGATGGATATTACGAGGAAGCAGAAAACAATTACCCAACCACCCAGGTGAATGGGCGACGCAAAAGCTCCT ATAATGACTCGGATGCCTTAAGCAGTTCCTATGAGTCAtatgatgaggaggaggaggaaaagAGCCAGCGATTGACACACCAGTGGCCATCAGAAGAAAACTCAATGGCCCCGGTGAGAGACTGCCATATTTGTGCCTTCCTTCTGAGGAAGAAACGTTTCGGCCAGTGGGCAAAACAGCTCACTGTCATCCGTGAGAACAAACTGCAG TGCTACAAAAGCTCAAAAGACCAGTCGCCCTACACTGACATACCGCTCAGCTTGTGCACTGTCATCTACGTACCCAAAGACGGGCGGAGAAAGAAGCACGAGCTGCGTTTCTCTCTGCCCGGAGGAGAAGTGTTGGTCCTGGCTGTTCAGAGCAAGGAACAGGCTGAGAAATGGCTCCAA GTGGTGCGTGACGTTACATGTCAGGGAAATGTTTTGGACATCCCATCATCTCCCATGATTCCTAGGAAGATTGAACTGGATAAG TGTCTGTCAGTAGAGAAGCAAACCTCAGATTCTGACAGCATGCCAAGTGGAGAAAGTGCACGTGACGGTCGGGAAAACG gtaAACCCAAGCGAGGTGCCCTATCAGAGCTCACAGGCACCGTGAGCCGAGCAGCAGGAAGAAAGATAACAAGAATTATTAGTTTCTCCAAAAGAAAACCTCCTTTACCAGGAGACGTCCGCGGCTCACTCGATCAGGACCCTCGATGCG gttaTGTGGGTGTGCTATTAAATCGGTGCTGGAAAGAGCACTGGTGTCGTGTACGGGCCGGATCTCTTTATCTTTATCATGAGAAAGGAGAACAACGAGTCCATCACACCACTGTGGCACTGAAGGGCTGTGAAGTTGTTCCAGGCCTGGGGCCCAAACACCCCTTTGCCCTGAGAATACAGAGAGGAGGTGCAGAGGTGGCTGCTTTGGAG GCGAGTTGCTCTGAAGAGATGGGTCGCTGGCTGGGGGTTCTGTTAGCAGAGACCGGTTCCTCCGCTGACCCCGAGTCCCTACATTATGACTATGTAGACGTGGAAACTATTGCCAACATCCGCACAGCTGCCCGTCACTCTTTCCT ATGGGTAACCTCAGCAGATTCAAGAACCTATGATGAAGTCCCTTTTGAAACCACAGAG AAAAATGACAGGCTAAGTGGAGTGACTCAAATAACACGTCACTCTTTCACCACCAGTGACACAGGAAAGCCCAGTCCACAAATCACCCTAAAACGCCACGGCTCCA ATGCAAATCAGTACGGGAGGTATGGGAAAACCCGGGCGCAGGAGGACGCACGCGGCTActtgaaagagaaagaagactTGGAGAAAGACATAGATGCCATCAGAAATGCACTGATCTCACTGCGGAAGAAAAAACGAGACGTCAAAGCAAAGATAAAGAGTGTAACAG ATAAGCAGAAATTGGCATTAGAGAAGAATGTAGCGGAGTTGGAGGAGACCTGTCGAGTGAAAGAGCGGGAACGTGTGGATCTAGAGCTCAAGCTCACACAGGTGAAGGAGAACCTGAAAAAATCTCTGGCTGGTGGATCGCTGGGGACAGCTTCAGAATCTAAACCTACAAACAAG GCTCAAAAGACTGAGTATATGGAGTCATTTCTGCCTGTAAACTGTTCCTCTGAAATGCGGAAGCGTCCCCCATCCATTTATGCATCCACCAAAGGAAACGTTATGCAGAAAGCCAAG gAATGGGAGTCTAAGAAGAGTACTTAA
- the afap1l1a gene encoding actin filament-associated protein 1-like 1 isoform X1: protein MVGLTASSAAVSEMELLVTELNVLLRLLDHETLSSATEEKKTAVKNLLKRLQPSVTGKDYMYMNASVYRNGTSFVESLFEKFDCDLGDLKVEMEDQKKDPEVKHTDHGCCKPADGESHGVRLFLDQGLADSPPPLPNTPVPEEYYEEAVPLSPGKMPEYITSRSSSSPPNSIEDGYYEEAENNYPTTQVNGRRKSSYNDSDALSSSYESYDEEEEEKSQRLTHQWPSEENSMAPVRDCHICAFLLRKKRFGQWAKQLTVIRENKLQCYKSSKDQSPYTDIPLSLCTVIYVPKDGRRKKHELRFSLPGGEVLVLAVQSKEQAEKWLQVVRDVTCQGNVLDIPSSPMIPRKIELDKCLSVEKQTSDSDSMPSGESARDGRENGKPKRGALSELTGTVSRAAGRKITRIISFSKRKPPLPGDVRGSLDQDPRCGYVGVLLNRCWKEHWCRVRAGSLYLYHEKGEQRVHHTTVALKGCEVVPGLGPKHPFALRIQRGGAEVAALEASCSEEMGRWLGVLLAETGSSADPESLHYDYVDVETIANIRTAARHSFLWVTSADSRTYDEVPFETTEKNDRLSGVTQITRHSFTTSDTGKPSPQITLKRHGSSESSQCRVYLQETQMCYANQYGRYGKTRAQEDARGYLKEKEDLEKDIDAIRNALISLRKKKRDVKAKIKSVTDKQKLALEKNVAELEETCRVKERERVDLELKLTQVKENLKKSLAGGSLGTASESKPTNKQAQKTEYMESFLPVNCSSEMRKRPPSIYASTKGNVMQKAKEWESKKST, encoded by the exons ATGGTGGGCTTGACTGCCTCCTCAGCAGCTGTTTCTG AAATGGAGCTCTTGGTGACAGAGTTAAATGTGCTGCTGAGGCTGTTGGACCATGAGACCTTGAGCTCTGctacagaagaaaagaaaactgcTGTAAAGAACCTGCTAAAGAGACTACAGCCATCAG tcactggaaaagactaCATGTACATGAACGCATCGGTGTACAGAAATGGAACCAGCTTTGTTGAGTCTCTTTTTGAAAAGTTTG ATTGTGACCTCGGGGACTTAAAAGTCGAAATGGAGGATCAGAAGAAAGATCCAGAGGTAAAACACACCGACCACGGATGCTGTAAGCCG GCAGATGGAGAAAGTCATGGTGTGCGCCTTTTTTTGGACCAGGGCTTGGCAGACTCCCCTCCCCCTCTGCCCAACACACCCGTTCCGGAGGAATATTACGAAGAAGCTGTGCCACTCAGCCCTGGCAAGATGCCAGAGTATATCACCAGCCGCA GCAGCTCCAGCCCTCCTAACTCTATTGAAGATGGATATTACGAGGAAGCAGAAAACAATTACCCAACCACCCAGGTGAATGGGCGACGCAAAAGCTCCT ATAATGACTCGGATGCCTTAAGCAGTTCCTATGAGTCAtatgatgaggaggaggaggaaaagAGCCAGCGATTGACACACCAGTGGCCATCAGAAGAAAACTCAATGGCCCCGGTGAGAGACTGCCATATTTGTGCCTTCCTTCTGAGGAAGAAACGTTTCGGCCAGTGGGCAAAACAGCTCACTGTCATCCGTGAGAACAAACTGCAG TGCTACAAAAGCTCAAAAGACCAGTCGCCCTACACTGACATACCGCTCAGCTTGTGCACTGTCATCTACGTACCCAAAGACGGGCGGAGAAAGAAGCACGAGCTGCGTTTCTCTCTGCCCGGAGGAGAAGTGTTGGTCCTGGCTGTTCAGAGCAAGGAACAGGCTGAGAAATGGCTCCAA GTGGTGCGTGACGTTACATGTCAGGGAAATGTTTTGGACATCCCATCATCTCCCATGATTCCTAGGAAGATTGAACTGGATAAG TGTCTGTCAGTAGAGAAGCAAACCTCAGATTCTGACAGCATGCCAAGTGGAGAAAGTGCACGTGACGGTCGGGAAAACG gtaAACCCAAGCGAGGTGCCCTATCAGAGCTCACAGGCACCGTGAGCCGAGCAGCAGGAAGAAAGATAACAAGAATTATTAGTTTCTCCAAAAGAAAACCTCCTTTACCAGGAGACGTCCGCGGCTCACTCGATCAGGACCCTCGATGCG gttaTGTGGGTGTGCTATTAAATCGGTGCTGGAAAGAGCACTGGTGTCGTGTACGGGCCGGATCTCTTTATCTTTATCATGAGAAAGGAGAACAACGAGTCCATCACACCACTGTGGCACTGAAGGGCTGTGAAGTTGTTCCAGGCCTGGGGCCCAAACACCCCTTTGCCCTGAGAATACAGAGAGGAGGTGCAGAGGTGGCTGCTTTGGAG GCGAGTTGCTCTGAAGAGATGGGTCGCTGGCTGGGGGTTCTGTTAGCAGAGACCGGTTCCTCCGCTGACCCCGAGTCCCTACATTATGACTATGTAGACGTGGAAACTATTGCCAACATCCGCACAGCTGCCCGTCACTCTTTCCT ATGGGTAACCTCAGCAGATTCAAGAACCTATGATGAAGTCCCTTTTGAAACCACAGAG AAAAATGACAGGCTAAGTGGAGTGACTCAAATAACACGTCACTCTTTCACCACCAGTGACACAGGAAAGCCCAGTCCACAAATCACCCTAAAACGCCACGGCTCCAGTGAGTCCTCGCAGTGCCGGGTGTACTTACAAGAAACacagatgtgtt ATGCAAATCAGTACGGGAGGTATGGGAAAACCCGGGCGCAGGAGGACGCACGCGGCTActtgaaagagaaagaagactTGGAGAAAGACATAGATGCCATCAGAAATGCACTGATCTCACTGCGGAAGAAAAAACGAGACGTCAAAGCAAAGATAAAGAGTGTAACAG ATAAGCAGAAATTGGCATTAGAGAAGAATGTAGCGGAGTTGGAGGAGACCTGTCGAGTGAAAGAGCGGGAACGTGTGGATCTAGAGCTCAAGCTCACACAGGTGAAGGAGAACCTGAAAAAATCTCTGGCTGGTGGATCGCTGGGGACAGCTTCAGAATCTAAACCTACAAACAAG CAGGCTCAAAAGACTGAGTATATGGAGTCATTTCTGCCTGTAAACTGTTCCTCTGAAATGCGGAAGCGTCCCCCATCCATTTATGCATCCACCAAAGGAAACGTTATGCAGAAAGCCAAG gAATGGGAGTCTAAGAAGAGTACTTAA
- the afap1l1a gene encoding actin filament-associated protein 1-like 1 isoform X2, producing MVGLTASSAAVSEMELLVTELNVLLRLLDHETLSSATEEKKTAVKNLLKRLQPSVTGKDYMYMNASVYRNGTSFVESLFEKFDCDLGDLKVEMEDQKKDPEVKHTDHGCCKPADGESHGVRLFLDQGLADSPPPLPNTPVPEEYYEEAVPLSPGKMPEYITSRSSSSPPNSIEDGYYEEAENNYPTTQVNGRRKSSYNDSDALSSSYESYDEEEEEKSQRLTHQWPSEENSMAPVRDCHICAFLLRKKRFGQWAKQLTVIRENKLQCYKSSKDQSPYTDIPLSLCTVIYVPKDGRRKKHELRFSLPGGEVLVLAVQSKEQAEKWLQVVRDVTCQGNVLDIPSSPMIPRKIELDKCLSVEKQTSDSDSMPSGESARDGRENGKPKRGALSELTGTVSRAAGRKITRIISFSKRKPPLPGDVRGSLDQDPRCGYVGVLLNRCWKEHWCRVRAGSLYLYHEKGEQRVHHTTVALKGCEVVPGLGPKHPFALRIQRGGAEVAALEASCSEEMGRWLGVLLAETGSSADPESLHYDYVDVETIANIRTAARHSFLWVTSADSRTYDEVPFETTEKNDRLSGVTQITRHSFTTSDTGKPSPQITLKRHGSSESSQCRVYLQETQMCYANQYGRYGKTRAQEDARGYLKEKEDLEKDIDAIRNALISLRKKKRDVKAKIKSVTDKQKLALEKNVAELEETCRVKERERVDLELKLTQVKENLKKSLAGGSLGTASESKPTNKAQKTEYMESFLPVNCSSEMRKRPPSIYASTKGNVMQKAKEWESKKST from the exons ATGGTGGGCTTGACTGCCTCCTCAGCAGCTGTTTCTG AAATGGAGCTCTTGGTGACAGAGTTAAATGTGCTGCTGAGGCTGTTGGACCATGAGACCTTGAGCTCTGctacagaagaaaagaaaactgcTGTAAAGAACCTGCTAAAGAGACTACAGCCATCAG tcactggaaaagactaCATGTACATGAACGCATCGGTGTACAGAAATGGAACCAGCTTTGTTGAGTCTCTTTTTGAAAAGTTTG ATTGTGACCTCGGGGACTTAAAAGTCGAAATGGAGGATCAGAAGAAAGATCCAGAGGTAAAACACACCGACCACGGATGCTGTAAGCCG GCAGATGGAGAAAGTCATGGTGTGCGCCTTTTTTTGGACCAGGGCTTGGCAGACTCCCCTCCCCCTCTGCCCAACACACCCGTTCCGGAGGAATATTACGAAGAAGCTGTGCCACTCAGCCCTGGCAAGATGCCAGAGTATATCACCAGCCGCA GCAGCTCCAGCCCTCCTAACTCTATTGAAGATGGATATTACGAGGAAGCAGAAAACAATTACCCAACCACCCAGGTGAATGGGCGACGCAAAAGCTCCT ATAATGACTCGGATGCCTTAAGCAGTTCCTATGAGTCAtatgatgaggaggaggaggaaaagAGCCAGCGATTGACACACCAGTGGCCATCAGAAGAAAACTCAATGGCCCCGGTGAGAGACTGCCATATTTGTGCCTTCCTTCTGAGGAAGAAACGTTTCGGCCAGTGGGCAAAACAGCTCACTGTCATCCGTGAGAACAAACTGCAG TGCTACAAAAGCTCAAAAGACCAGTCGCCCTACACTGACATACCGCTCAGCTTGTGCACTGTCATCTACGTACCCAAAGACGGGCGGAGAAAGAAGCACGAGCTGCGTTTCTCTCTGCCCGGAGGAGAAGTGTTGGTCCTGGCTGTTCAGAGCAAGGAACAGGCTGAGAAATGGCTCCAA GTGGTGCGTGACGTTACATGTCAGGGAAATGTTTTGGACATCCCATCATCTCCCATGATTCCTAGGAAGATTGAACTGGATAAG TGTCTGTCAGTAGAGAAGCAAACCTCAGATTCTGACAGCATGCCAAGTGGAGAAAGTGCACGTGACGGTCGGGAAAACG gtaAACCCAAGCGAGGTGCCCTATCAGAGCTCACAGGCACCGTGAGCCGAGCAGCAGGAAGAAAGATAACAAGAATTATTAGTTTCTCCAAAAGAAAACCTCCTTTACCAGGAGACGTCCGCGGCTCACTCGATCAGGACCCTCGATGCG gttaTGTGGGTGTGCTATTAAATCGGTGCTGGAAAGAGCACTGGTGTCGTGTACGGGCCGGATCTCTTTATCTTTATCATGAGAAAGGAGAACAACGAGTCCATCACACCACTGTGGCACTGAAGGGCTGTGAAGTTGTTCCAGGCCTGGGGCCCAAACACCCCTTTGCCCTGAGAATACAGAGAGGAGGTGCAGAGGTGGCTGCTTTGGAG GCGAGTTGCTCTGAAGAGATGGGTCGCTGGCTGGGGGTTCTGTTAGCAGAGACCGGTTCCTCCGCTGACCCCGAGTCCCTACATTATGACTATGTAGACGTGGAAACTATTGCCAACATCCGCACAGCTGCCCGTCACTCTTTCCT ATGGGTAACCTCAGCAGATTCAAGAACCTATGATGAAGTCCCTTTTGAAACCACAGAG AAAAATGACAGGCTAAGTGGAGTGACTCAAATAACACGTCACTCTTTCACCACCAGTGACACAGGAAAGCCCAGTCCACAAATCACCCTAAAACGCCACGGCTCCAGTGAGTCCTCGCAGTGCCGGGTGTACTTACAAGAAACacagatgtgtt ATGCAAATCAGTACGGGAGGTATGGGAAAACCCGGGCGCAGGAGGACGCACGCGGCTActtgaaagagaaagaagactTGGAGAAAGACATAGATGCCATCAGAAATGCACTGATCTCACTGCGGAAGAAAAAACGAGACGTCAAAGCAAAGATAAAGAGTGTAACAG ATAAGCAGAAATTGGCATTAGAGAAGAATGTAGCGGAGTTGGAGGAGACCTGTCGAGTGAAAGAGCGGGAACGTGTGGATCTAGAGCTCAAGCTCACACAGGTGAAGGAGAACCTGAAAAAATCTCTGGCTGGTGGATCGCTGGGGACAGCTTCAGAATCTAAACCTACAAACAAG GCTCAAAAGACTGAGTATATGGAGTCATTTCTGCCTGTAAACTGTTCCTCTGAAATGCGGAAGCGTCCCCCATCCATTTATGCATCCACCAAAGGAAACGTTATGCAGAAAGCCAAG gAATGGGAGTCTAAGAAGAGTACTTAA
- the afap1l1a gene encoding actin filament-associated protein 1-like 1 isoform X5 yields the protein MVGLTASSAAVSEMELLVTELNVLLRLLDHETLSSATEEKKTAVKNLLKRLQPSVTGKDYMYMNASVYRNGTSFVESLFEKFDCDLGDLKVEMEDQKKDPEVKHTDHGCCKPADGESHGVRLFLDQGLADSPPPLPNTPVPEEYYEEAVPLSPGKMPEYITSRSSSSPPNSIEDGYYEEAENNYPTTQVNGRRKSSYNDSDALSSSYESYDEEEEEKSQRLTHQWPSEENSMAPVRDCHICAFLLRKKRFGQWAKQLTVIRENKLQCYKSSKDQSPYTDIPLSLCTVIYVPKDGRRKKHELRFSLPGGEVLVLAVQSKEQAEKWLQVVRDVTCQGNVLDIPSSPMIPRKIELDKCLSVEKQTSDSDSMPSGESARDGRENGKPKRGALSELTGTVSRAAGRKITRIISFSKRKPPLPGDVRGSLDQDPRCGYVGVLLNRCWKEHWCRVRAGSLYLYHEKGEQRVHHTTVALKGCEVVPGLGPKHPFALRIQRGGAEVAALEASCSEEMGRWLGVLLAETGSSADPESLHYDYVDVETIANIRTAARHSFLWVTSADSRTYDEVPFETTEKNDRLSGVTQITRHSFTTSDTGKPSPQITLKRHGSNANQYGRYGKTRAQEDARGYLKEKEDLEKDIDAIRNALISLRKKKRDVKAKIKSVTDKQKLALEKNVAELEETCRVKERERVDLELKLTQVKENLKKSLAGGSLGTASESKPTNKQAQKTEYMESFLPVNCSSEMRKRPPSIYASTKGNVMQKAKEWESKKST from the exons ATGGTGGGCTTGACTGCCTCCTCAGCAGCTGTTTCTG AAATGGAGCTCTTGGTGACAGAGTTAAATGTGCTGCTGAGGCTGTTGGACCATGAGACCTTGAGCTCTGctacagaagaaaagaaaactgcTGTAAAGAACCTGCTAAAGAGACTACAGCCATCAG tcactggaaaagactaCATGTACATGAACGCATCGGTGTACAGAAATGGAACCAGCTTTGTTGAGTCTCTTTTTGAAAAGTTTG ATTGTGACCTCGGGGACTTAAAAGTCGAAATGGAGGATCAGAAGAAAGATCCAGAGGTAAAACACACCGACCACGGATGCTGTAAGCCG GCAGATGGAGAAAGTCATGGTGTGCGCCTTTTTTTGGACCAGGGCTTGGCAGACTCCCCTCCCCCTCTGCCCAACACACCCGTTCCGGAGGAATATTACGAAGAAGCTGTGCCACTCAGCCCTGGCAAGATGCCAGAGTATATCACCAGCCGCA GCAGCTCCAGCCCTCCTAACTCTATTGAAGATGGATATTACGAGGAAGCAGAAAACAATTACCCAACCACCCAGGTGAATGGGCGACGCAAAAGCTCCT ATAATGACTCGGATGCCTTAAGCAGTTCCTATGAGTCAtatgatgaggaggaggaggaaaagAGCCAGCGATTGACACACCAGTGGCCATCAGAAGAAAACTCAATGGCCCCGGTGAGAGACTGCCATATTTGTGCCTTCCTTCTGAGGAAGAAACGTTTCGGCCAGTGGGCAAAACAGCTCACTGTCATCCGTGAGAACAAACTGCAG TGCTACAAAAGCTCAAAAGACCAGTCGCCCTACACTGACATACCGCTCAGCTTGTGCACTGTCATCTACGTACCCAAAGACGGGCGGAGAAAGAAGCACGAGCTGCGTTTCTCTCTGCCCGGAGGAGAAGTGTTGGTCCTGGCTGTTCAGAGCAAGGAACAGGCTGAGAAATGGCTCCAA GTGGTGCGTGACGTTACATGTCAGGGAAATGTTTTGGACATCCCATCATCTCCCATGATTCCTAGGAAGATTGAACTGGATAAG TGTCTGTCAGTAGAGAAGCAAACCTCAGATTCTGACAGCATGCCAAGTGGAGAAAGTGCACGTGACGGTCGGGAAAACG gtaAACCCAAGCGAGGTGCCCTATCAGAGCTCACAGGCACCGTGAGCCGAGCAGCAGGAAGAAAGATAACAAGAATTATTAGTTTCTCCAAAAGAAAACCTCCTTTACCAGGAGACGTCCGCGGCTCACTCGATCAGGACCCTCGATGCG gttaTGTGGGTGTGCTATTAAATCGGTGCTGGAAAGAGCACTGGTGTCGTGTACGGGCCGGATCTCTTTATCTTTATCATGAGAAAGGAGAACAACGAGTCCATCACACCACTGTGGCACTGAAGGGCTGTGAAGTTGTTCCAGGCCTGGGGCCCAAACACCCCTTTGCCCTGAGAATACAGAGAGGAGGTGCAGAGGTGGCTGCTTTGGAG GCGAGTTGCTCTGAAGAGATGGGTCGCTGGCTGGGGGTTCTGTTAGCAGAGACCGGTTCCTCCGCTGACCCCGAGTCCCTACATTATGACTATGTAGACGTGGAAACTATTGCCAACATCCGCACAGCTGCCCGTCACTCTTTCCT ATGGGTAACCTCAGCAGATTCAAGAACCTATGATGAAGTCCCTTTTGAAACCACAGAG AAAAATGACAGGCTAAGTGGAGTGACTCAAATAACACGTCACTCTTTCACCACCAGTGACACAGGAAAGCCCAGTCCACAAATCACCCTAAAACGCCACGGCTCCA ATGCAAATCAGTACGGGAGGTATGGGAAAACCCGGGCGCAGGAGGACGCACGCGGCTActtgaaagagaaagaagactTGGAGAAAGACATAGATGCCATCAGAAATGCACTGATCTCACTGCGGAAGAAAAAACGAGACGTCAAAGCAAAGATAAAGAGTGTAACAG ATAAGCAGAAATTGGCATTAGAGAAGAATGTAGCGGAGTTGGAGGAGACCTGTCGAGTGAAAGAGCGGGAACGTGTGGATCTAGAGCTCAAGCTCACACAGGTGAAGGAGAACCTGAAAAAATCTCTGGCTGGTGGATCGCTGGGGACAGCTTCAGAATCTAAACCTACAAACAAG CAGGCTCAAAAGACTGAGTATATGGAGTCATTTCTGCCTGTAAACTGTTCCTCTGAAATGCGGAAGCGTCCCCCATCCATTTATGCATCCACCAAAGGAAACGTTATGCAGAAAGCCAAG gAATGGGAGTCTAAGAAGAGTACTTAA